TGTATGCCGAACCGGTCGAGCGGGCCCCAGGCAGCGCCTTGCGCGCGGCAACACGCGCCTTGCACCGCCAAGACCCTGACGGTGAATGGGGCGCGCTGCGACTGCTCGCAGAGTGAGCCGTTATACAGCCGCGATCATTTTTGGTGGACGCTGTCCAATCCACAGGGCATGCGGCGTAAGGCATCGGCAGCGACGAGCAACCCAAGCTTGGCGTGACCGAGGCTCCGTCCTGGAGGTTCCGTGTCCAATTTTGCAATTTCTCGCCTTGGCATGACCGTCATTACCGCAGCTTGTGTGCTCGCGCCCGGCTTTGCATGCATTCCGGAGCCTGAGCCGTGTGGACCTGCCGAAGATGATCCGGGTTGTACCGGTTATCGATGGATTGCCATCTTGGATCCCAATAGTCCTTGTCCTACCGATGCGCAGGGTATTTGGACCGCCGGAAAACTCTTCAAAGGGCCCGTTGGCGGCCCGCCTCCGTCGCTCGCCCGGTATTGTTTGTACGAATGGACCAGCCTCCGGGTGAATCCGGGCGGCACGCAATGCTTGCCGTATGGTGCAAATGGTCCCGGCGACGATGAAATCAATCGTTTGCAGGCGGTGATTGGGCCGAACGCCGAGCTGGGCGAGGATTGCATCGACACCGTGCCGCTCGCGTTCGAGGACGATGCCGCTGCATGGGCGCGCAAATCCCTTTTTGTACGCGCAGGCGGTGTGGAACCATTGCCCTCGATGCCGACGAATCCATTGGCCGCGCGTATCGTTGCGGCCGATACGTCGCCCGATGCATTGGACGGTGGCATTGCCGTCGGCAAGAGTCGTCACGGCGATACCGTAGCGCATATTGCCCGCGATCTGGCTTGTCCCGGTGGCGAAATGCAACCGTGTGCCGCGCACGTCACGACGGCCCTCGGTTTGCCCCGATTCGATTTGGCCAATCCGCTGTCGACCGACCTCGTGCAAGGCGGCTTTTTTGGCACCGAGGGTGATCTGGCGCAATCGATCGAGCGTCTGGTGCTCGCGTGGCGCGACGAAATCATCAAGGGACCGGGTGATCCGCGTTTGATCGTCAATTTGAGCGTGGGTTGGGAAAACGATGTCGAGCGAGACAATTGTGCGCCGCCCAATTGGGCGACGAACCCCGAAGTGCTCTCGCCGCCCGCGCGTGCCGTGCTCGATTCGATGCGTTATGCAACTTGTCACGGCGCATTGATTCTTGCGGCTGCCGGCAATGACACGGGAGGCGTGGAGCCGAATACGGGGCTCGTTTGTCCCGCGCGATGGGAAGAGCTTGCCCCGCTCACGCGAAAGCAGTGTGAAGAATGGGTGGGCGGTGAATTCGCCGGTGTGTGGAATGAACGATGGCCGAACCTTCCGCGACGACCCTTGCCTGGCCAATTGGCATACGACCGGATCGTGTATGCGGTCGGAGGCGTGGATCAAGGCGACGAGCCGCTCGTGCCGACGCGCCCGCTCGCTCGACCGCGCATTGCGGCATTGGGTGTGTTTGCGGCTGCGTGGGATGATTCTGCAAATGGCGCCGTTACGCCGAATGCCAATGGCCAGCCGGTAGACGTGCCCCCATTTTTGACGGGTACGTCCATTTCGACGGCGGTGGCCAGCGCGGTTGCTGCCTCCGTATGGGCCTACGATCCCACGCGCACGGCGCCCGAAGTGCTCGAAGCCATCTATCAATCGGGCGTCGCTTTGCAGCACAATGGTGTCAACATCACCGCCGATACGGGAACGTGCATCGGAGCGTCCGCGGCTGCATGCAATGTGCGTCGCCTATCCTTGTGCAAGGCCATTGGCGCGCCGTGTGGTGATGCCGCGCCCGTCGGAGCGCAGAATCAAGTGCTGCAAAACCCTGCATTGCCCATGCAGCTCGACGCCACGCTCGTCGCTGAATACGCGTCGGCGACCGCATTGACCGCGTCGTTTCCCGATAACCTCCCCATTCCGCATGCGCGTTCGGCGACCGCTGCAGCCTCGCCGTGGACCTTTCCGCAACCCAATTGGCCAACGTGTCCCGCGTGTGTGGCGAAAATAGCAAGCCCCAACGAATTGGTTCTGTTCGCCAAACCTGGCGTCAATATGTCGGACCTCTCGCTCGTGATCGTCGACCCACAAGGAGTCGTTCATTCGGCTCGCGTCGCGGGTGCCGTTCAACGCAATGGTCCTGTGCGCATTACCGTCACGTCCCAAAATGGCTTCGCTGCGACGAACGTGCGTCGCGTTTGGCTGTCGGGCACGTCCTCGTCGCAAACGGGAACGACCCTCTCCGTGGTCGAGCAAATCCCGATGACCGGTCTCTGATACGAATGGTTCCTCCATGCCATCGAATACCACCGCCCTCGCCGGCGTCGAATTGCATACGTCGCCGGCGCCGCGTCATATCGAGTCGGCTCGCCCGGCGCCTGTGCGCTCCCGGATCCTTCGCACCTTACGCCTTGCGTGGCAAGCGGGCCCCTCTGCTCTTCTGGCAATGATTCTCGCGGCCGTGGTCGCCGGCATCACGCCGACGGCCACGGCTTGGTATGCGCGCGTCGTTTTGGATGGCGTCGTGCACCGCGATTCACGCGCCGTCGTCACGGGGATCGTTGCCGAAGCGATCCTCCCTTTTCCTCATGTATGCAACCGGTGGCCTCAATCTCTTCGCCACCGCCCGCTTGCGATTGTCGCTCGGATTCTCGCTTCAGCGCTCCATTCTCGAAAAAGCCATTGCCGTTCCGTATGCCAACTTCGAGAACGCTTCCTTTTACGATGCCCTCACGCGTGCGCGCCGCGAAGCGGTCGGGCGCCCCGTCGCCATGCTCGGCGGACTTTTTGCCGTCGGGCAAGCCTGCGCAGTGCTCGTCGGCTCCGCTATTTTGCTTTTCCGCTTTTCACCGCTCTACACCGTGGCGATCCTTCTCGCCGCACTGCCCGGTTTCTTAACGGAAACTCGTTTTGCCACAGCCCTTTTTCTTTTTTATGCAGTCTACGTGCATGTTGCATTTCGCGCCCTTCAAGGAACCCTCACCGCTGGCGACTTGGCACTGGCCTTGGTTACATTTCGTCAAGGCGACGGCGCATTGAAACAGGCCCTCGGCAATCTGCGCAGCCTGTACATGGACCAGCAATACCTCGGAAACCTATACGATTTCTTGGACACGCCAATACCCGCTCGACGACCGTTGTTGGTTGCCAACACACGCGACAGGAATTGGGTCTACGCTTCGAGCAAGTGGGATTCAAGTATCCAGGTGCTTCGCGTCCGGCGCTCGAAGGAATCGACTTTTACCTCGAGCCGGGAAAAAAATTGGCACTCGTAGGCGAAAATGGTTCGGGCAAGTCGACCATATTAAAACTGATTGCTGGACTTTATCAGCCGACGGCGGGACGCATTTTGCTCGATGGAATCGACATTCTCGCGTGGGATCCGGAAAAGCTGCGCGCGCGGCTCGCGGTCGTCTTTCAGGATTTCGTCCGTTATCAGCTCACCGTGCGTGAAAATGTGGCTCCGCGCGGTGGCGAAGATGCCATTGATGACGAAGCGATATCGCGCGCGCTCGATCGAAGCGAAGCGCGTGCGGTCGTTGCCAAGCTTCCGCAGGGCCTCGATCAACGTTTGGGCAAATGGTTTCCGGGCGGGGTCGAGCTGTCCGGAGGCGAATGGCAAAAGCTCGCGTTGGCCCGTGCATTTCTCCGAGAGAGTGCCGATTTGCTCCTCTTCGACGAACCCACCGCGGCCATCGATCCTGCGGCGGAAGCGGCGCTTTTTCAGCGTGTTCGGGCCGAAACCGATGGACGCATGGCCATTCTCGTGTCCCATCGCTTTTCCACGGTGCGCCTCGCGGACGAAATCCTCGTCATGCACGGCGGACGCATTGCCGAACGAGGCGACCACGACACGCTCCTCGACGCCAATGGTCGTTACGCCAACCTCTTTCGTCTTCAGGCCGCCGGGTACCGATGAAAAAAATTTTTTGGGCGGCGTGTCCAATCTCGGTAGCAGGACGCGTAAGAGGGCATGTCGAGTGATTCGATGCGGCCCGTGGATACGGGTCGCTCACCAAACCCTAGGAGAAATCCCATGTCCTATTCGAGCGACGAACAAAACATGACCCCGCTCTTCGCCTATCTGCTCGTCGATGACGAGCAAACGACGCCGCAAGCCGGTGACAGCGGTCCGGCTCCCACGTATCATTGCCTCGATAGCGTGTGCACCAAGAAATACCCGTCGGACGACGACGATTGCTACACCTACAAGCCGTACTGCGATTACGGTTGATCCTCGAACGGTTCTGACGAACGAATGGATGGGTCGCTTCGGGCGACGTGTTTCATTGCAGCATTTCACCGGAGTGGCCGCCATGGTTGCCAGGACCGTTTTGTTGCTCTCCCACGCGGGCGAGCCATATGTGACCGAGCGCGTCGCGGAGGAATTGCGTCTCCGCGGCGCGCAGCCCTATCGCCTCGATACCGATCGATTGTTCGGTGACGGGCGATTTGGTGCATCCATCGACATGCGCGACCGAGGGACCGTTTGGTTCCGCGGCGAGCGATTGCGGCCCGATGCCATTTGGTCATGGCGAGCGTGGCCGCGTATCGAAGCTCGACGAATGACCGAGGCGGATCGCGCCGTGGTCAATCGAGAAGCGCATGCGCTGTTTTTTGGGGCGCTTGCCTTATTCGATGCACATTGGGTGGACCCGCCGGAACGTGTCCAGAGCGCGGAAAACAAATTGCTTCAGCTCGCCGTGGCGCGCGACGTGGGCCTGCGCATTCCGGATACGCGCGTCACGTCGGATCCGGATGCCGTTCGAGCGCTTTACGATATGCACGGCGGGCGTATCGTATGCAAGCTGCACGCGCCGCTCGATTACGGCATGCGCGGTAGCCGCGCATTTCCGACGCGACGATTGCGCCGCGAGGATCTCGAGCATATCGACGCCGTTCGTCATGGTCCCATGATTTTCCAGGAAGAAATCCCCAAGGCGCTCGAACTGCGCGTCGCTTGGGCCGGTGGTGCTGCGTGGACCGGGGCCATCGATGGCGACGAATCTGGTATCGATTGGCGATTTTCCAAAACAGGCTCCTTCAAGCGTCACGATCTCGATACGAATGTGAAAGAAAAACTGAGCCAGCTCATGACGCGCCTCGGATTGCGTCAAGCTTGCCTCGATTTGATCGTCACTCCGGACGGCGAAACGGTATTTCTCGAAGTCAATCCCACTGGCGAGTGGGGGATGCTCGAGGCCGAATTGGGTCTTCCCATCGCCGCTTCCCTTGGCCGAAACCCTTTTGCGAGACGAAAACGAAAAAATGAACGTACTCATCATCACGTACCGTGCCGATGCCCTCCTTCATCGAACGAGTGGCTGACGAAATTCGTCGCCGGGGCGCGAACCCCGTCGTTTTTTACGTGAGCGATTTCCCGGTCAACGCCACGATATCGTTCGTCCAGCAGGCGGATGGCGAGCAATTTCTCTTCAATGGCCATGCCATTGGCAAGGGCGACGCAATATGGGCGCGTCGGTATCACCAGCCCGTGGGTTTGCCCGAGGCCATGCATCCGGGTCACA
This window of the Polyangiaceae bacterium genome carries:
- a CDS encoding ABC transporter ATP-binding protein, yielding MYATGGLNLFATARLRLSLGFSLQRSILEKAIAVPYANFENASFYDALTRARREAVGRPVAMLGGLFAVGQACAVLVGSAILLFRFSPLYTVAILLAALPGFLTETRFATALFLFYAVYVHVAFRALQGTLTAGDLALALVTFRQGDGALKQALGNLRSLYMDQQYLGNLYDFLDTPIPARRPLLVANTRDRNWVYASSKWDSSIQVLRVRRSKESTFTSSREKNWHS
- a CDS encoding ABC transporter ATP-binding protein; amino-acid sequence: MGFKYPGASRPALEGIDFYLEPGKKLALVGENGSGKSTILKLIAGLYQPTAGRILLDGIDILAWDPEKLRARLAVVFQDFVRYQLTVRENVAPRGGEDAIDDEAISRALDRSEARAVVAKLPQGLDQRLGKWFPGGVELSGGEWQKLALARAFLRESADLLLFDEPTAAIDPAAEAALFQRVRAETDGRMAILVSHRFSTVRLADEILVMHGGRIAERGDHDTLLDANGRYANLFRLQAAGYR
- a CDS encoding MvdC family ATP-grasp ribosomal peptide maturase — translated: MVARTVLLLSHAGEPYVTERVAEELRLRGAQPYRLDTDRLFGDGRFGASIDMRDRGTVWFRGERLRPDAIWSWRAWPRIEARRMTEADRAVVNREAHALFFGALALFDAHWVDPPERVQSAENKLLQLAVARDVGLRIPDTRVTSDPDAVRALYDMHGGRIVCKLHAPLDYGMRGSRAFPTRRLRREDLEHIDAVRHGPMIFQEEIPKALELRVAWAGGAAWTGAIDGDESGIDWRFSKTGSFKRHDLDTNVKEKLSQLMTRLGLRQACLDLIVTPDGETVFLEVNPTGEWGMLEAELGLPIAASLGRNPFARRKRKNERTHHHVPCRCPPSSNEWLTKFVAGARTPSFFT